A window of Apium graveolens cultivar Ventura chromosome 8, ASM990537v1, whole genome shotgun sequence contains these coding sequences:
- the LOC141680513 gene encoding uncharacterized protein LOC141680513 translates to MAWYADISRMRIGKPDPQPQQQYKTRELYDSLEGYEVMVAGLNMLKQLDARVPPEFVEEFGRISATFLTPFSRLMKKIKGPAYRPPTFQDIKSDFIAPLADDFDIPAIPAQDVVDMTQPSQHVSQPPQAIASSSRPAKLASRRMK, encoded by the exons ATGGCGTGGTATGCTGATATATCTCGTATGCGCATAGGGAAGCCCGATCCACAGCCTCAGCAGCAGTACAAGACGAGGGAGTTGTATGATAGCCTCGAGGGCTATGAAGTT ATGGTTGCCGGGCTTAATATGTTGAAGCAGCTGGATGCTAGGGTTCCTCCTGAGTTTGTGGAGGAGTTTGGGAGGATTTCTGCTACCTTCCTCACACCATTCTCTCGGTTGATGAAGAAGATCAAAGGACCCGCCTACAGACCTCCCACATTTCAGGACATAAAATCAGATTTCATTGCACCTTTGGCTGACGACTTTGACATTCCAGCCATTCCTGCCCAGGATGTCGTTGACATGACACAGCCATCCCAGCATGTGTCTCAGCCACCCCAGGCTATTGCCTCATCTAGTAGGCCCGCGAAGCTTGCATCCCGCAGGATGAAATAG
- the LOC141680515 gene encoding protein FAR1-RELATED SEQUENCE 5-like, which yields MNLVQRERHVNTATRSLIKTLYGSGVRNCQVMNVIGNIHGGNDKVGFNVQHVRNVLRDERKKRFEISDAQAGLDLLHMLNEESGSKYFIRTEVDEENRLKCLVWIDPRCIMAYQNFGDVMAFDTTYRTNRYAMPFVPFTGVNHHYQSGIFGFALMRDEHALTFEWILRTWLEGVGNNPPLTIITNQDQAMASAITVVLPNTTHLLCSWHISQKFPEKLAHYYSAFPEFKTDFNNCIYKSLTECVFEARWASFVEKYHLQDHKWLKGLYELKHKWIPAYTRNKFSAFQNSTSRSEGMNSFFDKYVSSATGLKEFIENAQKALARQFMREKEEDYVTINLKRPMKLHTTLEYHASCIYTKEMFRRFQDKMVESSKYFVEKDR from the coding sequence ATGAATTTGGTACAACGAGAAAGACATGTCAACACCGCGACCCGTAGTTTGATTAAAACGCTTTATGGTTCGGGGGTTCGTAATTGTCAAGTGATGAATGTGATTGGTAACATTCATGGAGGTAATGACAAAGTTGGTTTCAATGTTCAACATGTTAGGAATGTGTTAAGAGACGAGAGGAAGAAAAGGTTTGAGATTAGTGACGCCCAAGCGGGGTTGGACTTGTTGCATATGTTGAATGAAGAAAGTggttctaaatattttattaggaCCGAAGTCGATGAAGAGAATCGCTTGAAGTGTCTAGTATGGATTGATCCGAGATGTATAATGGCTTACCAAAATTTTGGCGATGTTATGGCTTTTGATACCACTTATCGGACAAATAGGTATGCAATGCCATTTGTCCCATTTACCGGAGTCAATCATCATTATCAATCGGGAATTTTCGGGTTTGCATTGATGCGGGATGAACACGCGTTGACTTTTGAGTGGATTCTTCGTACTTGGCTTGAAGGTGTGGGGAATAATCCTCCATTGACTATAATCACGAATCAAGATCAAGCCATGGCAAGCGCTATTACGGTTGTACTCCCGAATACTACCCATTTATTGTGTTCTTGGCACATTAGTCAAAAATTCCCGGAAAAATTAGCTCATTATTATTCGGCTTTTCCGGAATTCAAGACGGACTTCAACAATTGCATTTATAAATCTCTCACCGAATGTGTTTTTGAAGCTAGATGGGCGTCGTTTGTGGAAAAATATCACTTGCAAGATCATAAATGGTTAAAGGGGTTATATGAGTTGAAGCACAAGTGGATTCCTGCATATACTAGAAACAAATTTTCGGCGTTTCAAAATAGTACATCGAGGAGTGAGGGGATGAATTCTTTCTTTGATAAGTATGTGAGTTCGGCAACGGGTTTGAAGGAATTCATTGAAAATGCCCAAAAAGCATTGGCAAGGCAATTCATGAGGGAGAAGGAAGAAGATTATGTCACCATTAATCTAAAACGTCCCATGAAATTGCATACCACATTAGAGTATCATGCTTCTTGTATCTACACTAAGGAAATGTTTAGAAGATTTCAAGATAAAATGGTTGAGTCTTCAAAATACTTTGTTGAAAAAGACCGATGA
- the LOC141680514 gene encoding protein FAR1-RELATED SEQUENCE 3-like: protein MGDVYTYYSCYRPISEPTRRNVYFVAFEKASSLGMCTCRMLEHSGLPCRHLLAVFTKKRVSEIPPYYINRRWTMHANRVDGVLPYNLDVGQSHEMTSTDRFNSMTMLTMSFCQSSIASKEQYDYAVGVMNREIPILEKMSVDGIKSYESNSQAPNASAHEETILDPIMSQTKGRKKDVRFKSPIESIGKKEKPPRRCTYCQMEGHDKRKCASRLEDLKNVQESQYN from the coding sequence ATGGGGGATGTTTATACGTACTATAGTTGTTATAGGCCCATATCCGAGCCTACGAGAAGAAATGTTTATTTTGTGGCATTCGAGAAAGCAAGCTCTTTGGGAATGTGTACGTGTAGAATGCTTGAACATTCGGGGCTACCTTGTAGACACCTATTGGCGGTCTTCACTAAGAAACGGGTTTCGGAAATTCCCCCGTATTACATAAACCGGAGGTGGACAATGCAtgccaatagagttgatggtgtgtTGCCTTACAATTTGGATGTTGGACAAAGTCATGAGATGACCTCAACCGATCGATTTAATAGCATGACAATGTTAACCATGAGTTTTTGTCAAAGTAGCATTGCATCCAAGGAACAGTATGATTATGCTGTTGGAGTGATGAATCGAGAAATACCAATTCTCGAAAAAATGAGCGTTGATGGAATTAAATCTTACGAAAGCAATTCGCAAGCTCCAAATGCAAGTGCTCATGAAGAAACAATTCTTGACCCTATTATGTCCCAAACTAAAGGGAGGAAGAAGGACGTTCGTTTCAAAAGTCCAATAGAATCGATTGGTAAAAAGGAGAAGCCGCCAAGAAGGTGCACTTATTGTCAAATGGAAGGCCATGATAAAAGGAAGTGTGCTAGTAGACTAGAAGATCTTAAAAATGTTcaagaatcacaatataattag